In one Procambarus clarkii isolate CNS0578487 chromosome 29, FALCON_Pclarkii_2.0, whole genome shotgun sequence genomic region, the following are encoded:
- the LOC138369668 gene encoding platelet binding protein GspB-like, which translates to MKQPKHQAASASSSVSIMQRQQQAASPSRCVSIKNLQHQAASAFGNVSIKQRQYQAASASSSRQHQARSASSSLSIKQRECLAASASSSVNIKQRQHQAELASNSVNIKLRKSQAASASSSFSIKQR; encoded by the exons ATGAAGCAGCctaagcatcaagcagcgtcagcatcaagcagcgtcagcatcatgcAGCGTCAGCAACAAGCAGCGTCACCATCAAGGTGCGTCAGCATCAAGAATCTTCAGCATCAAGCAGCTTCAGCATTTGGCaatgtcagcatcaagcagcgtcagtatcaagcagcatcagcatcaagcagc cgtcagcatcaagcgcgGTCAGCATCAAGTAGCCTTagcatcaagcagcgtgagtgtctagcagcctcagcatcaagcagcgtcaatataaagcagcgtcagcatcaagcagaatTAGCATCAAACAGCGTCAACATCAAGCTGCGTAAGagtcaagcagcatcagcatcaagcagcttcagcatcaagcagcgttaa
- the LOC138369669 gene encoding streptococcal hemagglutinin-like: MKLRQHEAASASSSVSIKQRQCRAATVSIKQRQHLAASASISVSFKQHECQAASASSCVSIKQRECQAASASFNVNIKQRQHQAASALSRVSIKQRECQAASASFKVNIKQRQHQAALASSSVSIMQRQHQAASASSSVSVKIFSIKQLQHYATSASSSVSIKKPHRLHQAASASSNISIMQRQHQAASASSSVSITQLQHQAAVNIKHRQHEGTSASRSVSIKQRQHQAASSSSSVSMKKPQRPAASAISCVSIKHHQSASASSTIKQREHRAASASSNFSMKQRQHQAASPSNSLNIKQPQHQAASVLSRVSIKQN, translated from the exons ATGAAGCTGCGTCAGcatgaagcagcgtcagcatcaagcagcgtcagcatcaagcagcgtcagtgtCGAGCAGC caccgtcagcatcaagcagcgtcagcatctagcagcatcagcatcaatcaGCGTCAGCTTCAAGCAGCATgagtgtcaagcagcgtcagcatcaagctgcgtcagcatcaagcagcgtgaatgtcaagcagcgtcagcatcattcAACGTaaacatcaagcagcgtcagcatcaggcAGCATCAGCATTAAGCagggtcagcatcaagcagcgtgaatgtcaagcagcgtcagcatcattcAAAGTaaacatcaagcagcgtcagcatcaagcagcattagcatcaagcagcgtcagcatcatgcagcgtcagcatcaagcagcatcagcatcaagcagcgtcagcgtcAAGATCTTCAGCATCAAGCAGCTTCAGCATTATGcaacgtcagcatcaagcagcgtcagcatcaagaagcctcatcgcctgcatcaagcagcgtcagcatcaagcaacaTCAGCATcatgcagcgtcagcatcaagcagcgtcagcatcaagcagcgtcagcatcacgcagctgcagcatcaagcagc CGTCAACATCAAGCATCGTCAGCATGAAGGAACGTCGGCATcacgcagcgtcagcatcaagcagcgtcaacatcaagcagcgtcatcatcaagcagcgtcagcatgaaGAAGCCTCAGCGTCCAGCAGCGTCTGCAATAAgctgcgtcagcatcaagcaccatcaatcagcgtcagcatcaagcaccaTCAAGCAGCGTGAGCAtcgagcagcatcagcatcaagcaactTCAGCATGAAACAGCGTCaacatcaagcagcgtcaccATCAAACAGCCTTAACATCAAACagcctcagcatcaagcagcgtcagtgtTAAGCAGAGTCAGCATCAAACAGAATTAG